One Mustelus asterias chromosome 12, sMusAst1.hap1.1, whole genome shotgun sequence genomic region harbors:
- the LOC144501470 gene encoding uncharacterized protein LOC144501470 — translation MEKPWKCGDCGKEYRYPSQLEIHRRSHTGERPFTCSQCGNGFSDSSTLVRHQRVHTGERPFTCSACGKGFTQLPNLLSHNVIHSNERPFKCSDCESGFKSSRDLVSHQRFHSEERPFSCSHCTKRFTMSSTLLKHQRVHTGERPFTCSVCGKGFTQLSSLRRHQQGHK, via the coding sequence ATGGAAaagccatggaaatgtggggactgtgggaaggaatataggtacccatctcagctggaaattcatcgacgcagtcatactggagaaagaccattcacctgttctcaatgtgggaatggattcagtgattcatccaccctggtgagacaccagcgagttcacactggggagaggccgttcacctgctctgcgtgtggaaagggattcactcagttacccaATTTGCTGAGCCACAATGTcattcacagcaatgagagaccctttaagtgttctgactgtgaaagtggattcaaaagctcacgagatctggtgtcccaccagcgctttcactctgaggagagaccgttcagctgctctcactgcacaaagagatttacaatgtcatcaacactgctgaaacaccagcgagttcacactggagaaagaccgttcacctgctcggtgtgtgggaagggattcactcagttatccagtctgcggagacaccagcaagGTCACAAGTGA